The window agtgtATGTGTGTGCGCGCGTGTGCAAACGAGgtcatgtgtgtgtgtttgttgtGCGTGAAAGTGcaattttatatgaaatttagtgaatttaagaggaattgaaattgtaatttaattccaaattcaaatattttgtggTACCAAACATGGGATTAGGAATTGGAAGCTCTAATTCAAATTCCGCATGCCCAATTCcgttatatttttatccttGAAGGCTATAAagctaaaataatactccatccatcccatgttactcgcacttttcattttaggccgtaaatttgggattgattttttagtgaaattaaattacaattttaagtgtaatgagacATCACTTAATAAATGAGCGCTTAACTTAatctaacatattaattaaatgcattaattctaacttaaactataaatagtgtaagGAGTTTGTGACGAGCTGAAAAGAAACAGTGCAAGTAACAtgagacgaagagagtattcTATTTGTCTCATCATAGCGATCcatattcttttttgaaaCATTCTATCTAAAACGAGTCAATTTTTTTAGCAATGAACAACACATTaacctctcttatttttttatattttttttggacatgtaatttaaaaaattaatatttaaaatagaagaaagaataaattaaaaaaagaataaaatattaaagagtaaaatagaagaacaaataatttttctataaaaaattgaCCCAACTAATTTgagacaacaaaaaaaaaaaagattgcGGAAGGAGTAATACAACACTTCGTTCAcgaaaatagtttcatttgtggatacaaaatttaaataaaaattttgataaaataggagagcaaaaatatagtagagagatggagaaaaaatgatatacaatacgagaaaaaaaatattatgtgagagaatttgtaaatatttttaaatggtaaaatgagaTTTTCCGTGGATGGATTTagtattagagcatccgcaatggtcggctagcgactggctagccgattcgtcatagcgctggccgatcggctagccgaaccattggagtcgGCCAGCCGCGAAATCGGCGAgccgatcggcgtgggctggccgatcgtttggcgctggccgatgcgctgtgCAGCCATTGTGGCgggccgatcggccagcgccgaattttgttttttttttaattctttttttaaatttttttaattctttttaaaaaatttttttttaattcttttttttaatttttgaaaaactatataaacgcaattttctctatctctaaatttctgtacaagagcaacatctagcgatggacaacaacaactagcccaatacaaaattaagacctaaaacagaCCCCAGTTAaatagcggcaaactataacagATTCAAGgcggctcgtgtgtggaagtccggattttttttttattatgttatttttatgatttttagttaatgtacttttttttatttaaataaaattaatgaattttcccgtatatgtctcgtaaatttaattccgtattttaattgtaattttaattccgtaaatatagtatattttgaattatttttattgcggctggtcTATAGCTaacctatggctggcctaaatctgatgtggcaggtagattttttagtattgctgatgtggcagaggagagaatggctggcctattgctggcctaagCACGCGGATGCTATTAAAAAGTTTATGTGTTATAAACAAGTTCTGCAAACCGCTGGTCCCTCTCTCACCTGTTAAACTTATCCAATTACGGTGTGTATATCCTTCCCAAATTCTCCCCCCAAATCCAATCCATCTCCACTGCTGAATGCGAGTAATATAGTGATGGCTGGTCCTTTTCAActctccttctcctcctccttccTCCCCTCCCCTCTCCCCGCCACCGCTAAAACCACCGCCGCCCCTCCGCCACTCCGCAGATTCAGTGTCCTGTGCTCCGCCGCATCATCCACATCGGATTTGCCCAAGAAGAAGCACTGGAAGGCCGGTGAATATCCTGCTCAGATACAAACCTCCACCACGCAGCTACCCAAAAGGAGAAGCCCTATCAAAAACATCAAGAAGAAACTGGATAACAAGAACAATGCCAAAGCGTGGGTTAACACTGTCACCGAATCTCTCTCCGACGCCATTGACAAAAAACAGTGGCTCCGAGCCCTTCAGGTGGTTATCAACTTACAatgtattttctattttgttttttttcggATTGAAACAACATTTCATCAAACCCACTTAATTCATGCTGGTTTACCGATCAATTAGGTGTTTGAGATGCTAAAGGCGCAACCTTTTTATCATCCAAAAGAAGGGACATATATGAAGCTCATTGTTCTTCTCGGTAGATGCGGGCAACCTGGTCAAGCCTGCCAACTATTTGATGAAATGCTTCAAGAAGGTTTGGAGCCAACTGCTCAGCTCTACACTGCACTGCTTGGTGCTTGTTGCCGCAGCAATTTGATTGACAAGGCTTTTTTCTTTCTGGAACAAATGAAGGCCCTTCCTCATTGCCAGCCTGATGTCTACACCTACAGTATACTCATAAAGGCCTGTGTCGATGCTACCCGTTTCGATCTACTCGAGTCCCTCTATGATGAAATGTCTGAAAGGTGGATTACTCCTAACACTGTCACTCAAAATATAGTTCTTAGTGGCTATGGCAAGGCAGGAAGATATGAAGATATGGAGAAGGTTCTTGTAAGGATGCTCGAAAGTGAGACGAGCATACCTGATGTGTGGACTATGAATACCATCATTAGCTTGTTTGGAAATGATGGCCAGATTGAGATGATGGAGAGGTGGTATGAGAAGTTCCGCGACTTTGGAATAGAGCCAGAAACGCGCACTTTCAACATTTTGATTGGCGCTTATGGGAAGAAGAGGATGTATGATAAGATGTCATCCGTGATGGAGCACATGCGCAGGCTTTCATTTCCTTGGACAACCTCAACTTATAACAACGTGATTGAGGCATTTTCGGATGTTGGTGATGCAAAGCACATGGAGTACACGTTTGATCAAATGCGTACCGAAGGTATTAAGGCGGACACCAAGACCTTCTGCTGTCTCATTCGAGGGTATGCCAATGCCGGCCTCTTTCATAAGGTTATCAGCTCTGTTCAGTTGGCGGGGAGATTGGAGATACCTGAGAATACCTCTTTCTTCAATGCAGTGTTGCATGCTTGCACCAAGGCACAGGATTTgatggagatggagagagTTTTTAAGAGAATGAAGGATAAGTTATGCCGACCAGATTCCACAACTTACTCTATAATGATGGAAGCTTATAGAAAGGAGGGTATGAGTGACAAGGTCTATGATTTGGAGCAAGAAATGCAGGGGATGATCGCAAAGACTTCGAGTGAAGATGATGTCGGTGATATTGAAGATACTAGCCCTGATGTCAATCAAGTGTTGTCTGTTTGAATACTTGCCTGATAAATTTCTGGTGTCACCTATAAGCTGTTATCAGTTGAAAAGCTCATTTTAGAAGGATGTGAAGACACATTTCCAAATTGGAAAGTCAAGAAGAGTGAGGCAGCCTTACTTGATGACAACATCTCTAATTTCAACCACATAAGCCAGGGTAAACTCAAGTCAAGATTTTGTTTGCTTCGATGCCTCTTCCTTCTGGTGACCAAAAAGTGGTTTATAGTGCGAGTGTAATTCAACAGAACCTAATATTCCAATGGATCCATGTTGAGGGGGAAGTTTGCTATGGGGTAAAAAGAGAATTGGTAGCTTGTGTTCTTATCTTTTGATGTGGTTTCTgttgttttcatttcagtgCCATCATCCCTTTTATCCAACAATTATGAGTAGCATTAGCATGAATGCTTGAAATAGGTTTATTGTGATTAAGTCATTGCAAATGTCTAGTTAAACCAGTAtgaattttgtgtgttgagaaaTCTTTAGAGCCTTGTATTTAGGTGATTTTTTGTCACCATTTAGTTACTCTTGTTTTGTTGAAAATCATACTTAgatttgaaagagaaaaatgttcAGTAAGGGCGGTTGAATTTCAAAGTTCTTCACTTTTTCATGTACACTTCTgtcaaaatatgaattgagagcataaaaatagaagattGAGTTGAAATCTCATTTTGGTGTAGGCATTTTTGCAGTAGATTCAAATCTTACTAACATCTCCATAGGTTTGAGTTACATATTCATGAACTTATATTTGTTGACTGCTGCGCCAAAGGTATTGGCTGCAAGTAGGAGTCTGAAAATTTGGGTATCGGGCATTGGATAAATCCAACCTGATCCAAAAATTTTCGGATATTGGGTACCTGATATCCGATTTTTCAGATGTCGGGTACATGTTCAGATAGTGGGTTCGATTACCCGATTTTGACAAGAAGAAATGGAGAAGTAGCGCTGATAGTCAACTCGAAATTGTAGCATCTCACAGTTTTTAGTTTTACCATGAGTAGACTGctaattatttaatccatTGATTATGCATCATATTTCGAACTTAAGAACAGATTGTTCATCTGCAGAAAAAAATTTCCTGCTTTACAGATACCGCTTCTGGTTTAACCCCAATATCATGTCTTTTTCTTGGATCCAAAATTTAGAAAGCTTGGCGtttaaagtactccctccgtcccgcttaagatgacacgttttcccttttagtttgtcccaactaagatgacacatttccttttttggtaactttctctctccaattaatacactcaaccactttttctcactcctattaaaatattcatctttctttatctctctactttaatatctactttaatacctacactcaccttctctctctccaattaaacactttaaccaataactcctaaaatcctgtgccggctaagcaatgtgtcatcttagccgggacggagggagtagtaatttaatCCAGTTTGGTGAAAGGATTATTActagtagaaaaataaaaaattgggtCAACTAAATTTATCCTGCCAACAAATTTGAGattctaaaattttgattttggattttattgcTGGTGTTATGACTTGTGATTGTGAAATTTTGGCTTTGGATATTCTCTGATTTGGAACAAGATGATGGGAAGTTGAAAAATTggagacatttcatttttttttaaaaaatatttggatacTCAATTTTTTGGGACCGGATATTCGATTCAGGTATCCAGGTACCCGAATGCTAGTCGAGTTGGGGTATTGGATACCATAAGATGGTAATTTTGGGTTAGGATATCCAAAAATTTCAGATCGAGTATCCGTAGAATAGCTTTTTACTCCTAGGCTAGGGATGTTCATGGCCATGGTTTCGGTTCGAACCGGCCTGCAAGTTCCCATCTATgttcttcatttttgtttttatgtttttatattttgataattcttttatttgtttgatgcaaaatatttaattttcaaattttatttgatggcTTCAGAAAATTATAACTCCACTTCGCCGGAAATCGATTTTAATGGTGTTATCTGATAGTACTGAAATGGAATGTTAGTGGAGTAGGACtgtaggagtaataattttgtaaagtCTTTTTTTTACCGTAATTTTTCTAGTCAAATTATAACGGAAATGAGTTGGGCTAAAATATCAGGAATTAAAtcgttatttttcttttgaacaTGATTTGGCGATTTTCTTAAGCTGAACTTGTaatgacaaaaatacaaaaggtGTGAGCTGATTGGTCAATATATTTCTCAGCCCTCTTTTTTACATCCAATCTAATATTACTAACAGATCTCCGTAGTCGCTAactgagaaaaaaaaaaaaaaaaaaaaaaaaaaaaaaaaaaaaaattcggtAAGTACAATTTGAACCGTTCATTAAAATTAGactattttctaaatatgaaaagttttaaacatttagatactactaataatgtgaATTCCATAATCCACTAGTACTTagtcattaattattttttttccatctctcttattttttcaatttcacattaaaacttgtgtcataCACAATtatgtctattttttgtggaagGAGGGAGaatttattaatagtaaaaCTTACAGCAAgcacaatataataaaaatagtcgatttttttgtttaattttggttCATTTCATacaatagaagaaaaaatttaatggcCTAGACACACCATATGACATAATAATATGTTCCACTAGTTATTCTAGAAatttaaactatataaaatattttgataggTTATTGCATATTGTTATCAATTATTACACGtatttgccaatttttttgaataatttccAAGTTTACGGTAAtgtctttttattttggaggaaaaattcaatttgttagcttaagagcatctccaatggtcggctagcgactgGCTAGCTGATTcgtcgcgctggccgatcggctacccgaaccattggagtcgGCGAGCGCGAAATCGGCGAGCGGACCGGCGTGGGCTGGCTGATCgctcggcgctggccgatcggctagccgccattgtggcggcccgatcggccacgatcggccagcgccgattttttatttttgtttttgttttttttaaaaacctatataaacgcgatttttgtttcattttcatttgcaccacttgttttaacgagttttctctctctaactttctgtacaagagcatcatcgagcgatggatcacaacaacgagtccaaaTTCCAGCCGACGAGTGGATCTCAGACTCCCACGGTACCGTGGGATCCGGATGGGGGAAGATGGGCCGAGGGTTTAACATCCCTTGGAATcgagatgatggggatgatggccggTGCGTCAGAGGGCGCAGGGGGGTATCTTGCCGTGGGGGATGCCGGGCGGGGCAGGAGCGGCGGGCGGTCGAGCCGCCCGGGTGGGGGGGTATGTGCCCCGGATGCGGCGAGCAGAGATGATGCTGCAGcggatgatggggatgatgtggcgGGGATGCAGCACggtatgcatcccgggatgcgaGGGGATGCAGGGGTCACCGGGAGGGGACACGGTGTATCGTCCCtcgcttgattttttgacggcttcgtctcacacgtcgaccccttctgtcattgcatgatatggggatcgatctcggggatGCGGACACTCCCGTTCCAGCGAGGCGGGCCgcggcgaagaagaagaagacgagggggaaggccaaggcggtcggccgagtcgtcgcagcccgttgttgacgacacccccgggccggaggaagtggacggaggatgagtacgccggggtggccgggggtggttggaggtgtgcgacgatccgctggttgcgaacaaccggcgggtcgtcaacatgtgggcgaagatcagATCTGCCTATAGGAGGCACTcgcccgcacgggaaggacttcggcggggaggaggtccggaaggggtggggAGCGCATCGGGGCCGCGGTGGGCCGTTTTGCGaatttgtacgccaacgccctccgtcggCTCGGTAGTGGGCGGAATGAGGAcgacgcccggaggatagccgAGAGTCGGTTCCCCTTGGCGGGGACGTAcaaggagttcaccttctggGAGTGCTTTTTGTTgttgaaggactccgagaagttccggcggggtgcgacgctgcgggtggccgaagaagcagaggcTGAACTATAGCGGCGACTACAGCGGCAGCAGccggcggatcccacgacctccccccggatgccgaggagtttccatcccctccttcatttGCTGGTCGCCCCCGCCCGGTTGGACgaagcgggcgcaacgggccgcgaggggcggatccccctatcgccccacgaggtccagtcctccgccctcccacccgccccactcgagtacactctccattcgcgtaaccataCGCGGGAtcagatgtacaaggtcttccaagattggaggaccgccactgaccccacggagaagatgtttcttcacgagatgctcgagagcatgcgggttGATTTGGAAATTGCGAGGGCACGGCTAGCGGGTTCCGATgtgggctcagataccacgggtggcggcggcggcggcggcgaggacgacggcgatgaggagtagagagtggcggggctcgtgtgttgaagcccttttttttttaaaaaaatcatgtacttttttttaaatctttgtactttttttttttaatggaatggactaattttcccgtatatgtgtcgtaaatttaattccgtattttaatcgtaattttaattccgtaaatgtagtatattttgaattatttttattgcggctggcctatggctggcctaaatctgatgtggcaggtggattttttagtgttgctgacgtggcaggggagagaatggctagcctattgctggcctatgcacaattggagatgctctaatactccctccatttgcGAATAAAAGTTccgttttgccattttagccATCCTCGAATAAGAGTCCCTgtttacttttaccataaatgataatagggtctcatcttccactaactcattccactcacatttcatttaaaactaatatatataagtgagacctCTATTCTACAAACTTCTTTCCGGAgatggatcccctgctgtgctACCACTACAAGGAGTGCTGTGCTCTCACAGCtggatattttatttataaaatataatgttaaaatattgattaagttttttttttaaattgtgttGTGAGAGCACATCACACCCTGCTGTGGTGGGAGCACAGAAGGGGATCCATTCcccttttttccacccacttttcttaacatttcttagtACCCGTGCTGCCAAGAAATAACACTCCTAATGgcgaacggatggagtaaaaACTAAATATCTTATATAGTTTAAATCTCTagatttttactatttttactaattagtGGGATACACAATATCACCATGCCACATGTTGTGTTTAgacattgatttttttctctataaatagacaataatatttttagtactagttatttttctaattaattggGCTTCATTCAtactaacaatatttcaatcactttattttgatctatctcttactttatcaattgtgtgTTGAAATCCAGGTCATAACaaaatactccccccgtccaagaaaaatagaccacattgtgaatgacacggattttaatgtggaattggtaaagtaagagaggtgggaaaaaagtaagagaaaaatagtgttagtggaatatggagtccaTATTGTTAGTACTGTTTAATTGTGTTAGATAGCAAATATGAGGTCCTTTTTCAAACTtggtctatttttcgtggacaacctgatgcactatttttagcactaaataacctgcaagtatacagagtatatatagtatagctaaaggtcagtaccggatatcgaacatggggaagacaaacacaaagtgtctatctcctactaagactcaattactattggAAGAACAAGAGAATTTTgcaaacttttgaaaactggaaagatttgaaaacaaataacaactaGATGCAATTAAAACACGGAGATAAatgatagagataagggaattccagggat is drawn from Salvia hispanica cultivar TCC Black 2014 chromosome 6, UniMelb_Shisp_WGS_1.0, whole genome shotgun sequence and contains these coding sequences:
- the LOC125196024 gene encoding pentatricopeptide repeat-containing protein At3g06430, chloroplastic; the encoded protein is MAGPFQLSFSSSFLPSPLPATAKTTAAPPPLRRFSVLCSAASSTSDLPKKKHWKAGEYPAQIQTSTTQLPKRRSPIKNIKKKLDNKNNAKAWVNTVTESLSDAIDKKQWLRALQVFEMLKAQPFYHPKEGTYMKLIVLLGRCGQPGQACQLFDEMLQEGLEPTAQLYTALLGACCRSNLIDKAFFFLEQMKALPHCQPDVYTYSILIKACVDATRFDLLESLYDEMSERWITPNTVTQNIVLSGYGKAGRYEDMEKVLVRMLESETSIPDVWTMNTIISLFGNDGQIEMMERWYEKFRDFGIEPETRTFNILIGAYGKKRMYDKMSSVMEHMRRLSFPWTTSTYNNVIEAFSDVGDAKHMEYTFDQMRTEGIKADTKTFCCLIRGYANAGLFHKVISSVQLAGRLEIPENTSFFNAVLHACTKAQDLMEMERVFKRMKDKLCRPDSTTYSIMMEAYRKEGMSDKVYDLEQEMQGMIAKTSSEDDVGDIEDTSPDVNQVLSV